One region of Peribacillus simplex genomic DNA includes:
- a CDS encoding (2Fe-2S)-binding protein, translated as MHNLSPSIEKELQGYRVSFRDDAKVSKTFNHVDELIEYAKARSGAETSRIAISMWFRRYAFFVTAQFYMFSKHRLIWEGTLQDIGVLDDPEDEHWLPDFLLKINRWSNVPEKESSSALHSILSSFGADAIRTFSGTTKISRLVLWENIWSYTVWMYSELLKQTDIKTRVGRDIERLLEDETWLNIETRSPFKRFIGEKNVPESMNPYKRVTCCLYFRIEGQDKCAYCPNKNC; from the coding sequence ATGCATAACCTCTCACCATCTATTGAAAAAGAGCTTCAAGGATATCGCGTATCGTTTCGAGATGATGCCAAGGTTTCCAAGACTTTCAATCATGTTGATGAGCTGATTGAGTATGCAAAAGCCCGGTCTGGGGCGGAAACGTCAAGAATAGCAATTTCAATGTGGTTCAGACGTTATGCTTTTTTTGTCACGGCACAATTTTATATGTTCAGCAAACATCGGCTTATCTGGGAAGGCACACTTCAGGACATTGGCGTTTTGGATGATCCAGAAGATGAACATTGGCTTCCAGATTTTTTGCTGAAAATTAACAGGTGGAGCAATGTTCCGGAAAAGGAAAGCTCTTCTGCCCTACATTCCATATTAAGCAGCTTTGGAGCGGATGCCATTCGCACATTTTCCGGAACTACTAAAATATCGAGACTTGTACTTTGGGAAAATATTTGGAGCTACACGGTCTGGATGTATAGCGAGTTACTGAAGCAGACAGATATAAAGACGCGGGTTGGAAGGGACATTGAAAGGCTGCTTGAAGATGAAACATGGCTGAATATTGAAACACGTTCACCTTTTAAAAGATTCATTGGGGAAAAAAATGTTCCGGAGTCCATGAATCCTTATAAACGGGTGACATGCTGCTTATATTTCCGAATTGAGGGCCAGGATAAGTGTGCGTATTGTCCGAACAAGAACTGTTGA